One segment of Candidatus Margulisiibacteriota bacterium DNA contains the following:
- a CDS encoding GxxExxY protein encodes MEFDELSNKVISLAIEVHKNLGPGLLESTYKQCLAYELAKADIKFIMEAELPVQYKDIKLSCGYKIDLFIEDTLIVELKSVEKMNPIYDAQILTYMKLSKVKVGLLLNFNNKLLKDGIKRFVL; translated from the coding sequence ATGGAATTTGATGAATTATCTAATAAGGTAATCAGTTTAGCGATTGAGGTGCATAAGAATTTAGGGCCTGGATTATTAGAAAGCACCTATAAACAATGTTTGGCATATGAGTTAGCTAAAGCTGATATTAAGTTCATTATGGAAGCAGAGCTGCCAGTTCAGTATAAAGATATAAAATTATCATGTGGATATAAAATAGATTTATTTATAGAAGATACATTAATAGTTGAACTAAAAAGTGTTGAAAAAATGAATCCTATTTATGATGCACAGATTTTGACATATATGAAATTAAGTAAGGTTAAGGTCGGCTTGTTATTAAATTTTAATAATAAGCTATTAAAAGATGGAATAAAACGTTTTGTGTTATAA